A window of the Apostichopus japonicus isolate 1M-3 chromosome 8, ASM3797524v1, whole genome shotgun sequence genome harbors these coding sequences:
- the LOC139971364 gene encoding uncharacterized protein gives MLSVNQWRAFTARCVFLFFAAGTYKSCGVLVNNTVSDLNTNYIIVAWAFSLQIGTCYLIAPVVHVLLNVTNGRILTLLGGILLALVYVLQGGIRLTSTWQLFGLLISSGIGLGLINMTTVVPLKDYFGKEDYLMAYLMSTFSNNVGVALLPLLLEHLISIFGYQIGKFAYGFVTSGAIIISLIIPSPKPATLNDEFSDTEVKPEEKETLPLIDEDSQLQSSCDDTNKFLEYAQLVYELFKCHPDFFFLLLTAVFNDVQYTTWSMFLVPYGEFFQLPSETAVLLSTFGGVSGIFGRAFAVCLIYFEIHNVIILFGLPSFLVTIAYLISLFFGDFVSLALVSCLSGFGISMHLGLSYSMPPLTVCEHHMNTAVVLTFMAGGIFYQLGAVIAGTIAEVTGSLRYTFAWLAGWGLLEIIIVVIWSCLSFSKSVCNYHIKGKK, from the exons ATGTTGTCAGTAAACCAGTGGAGAGCATTCACAGCAAGATGTGTCTTTTTATTCTTTGCTGCTGGGACATATAAATCTTGCGGTGTTTTAGTGAATAATACAGTCTCTGATTTAAACACcaattatatcattgttgcgtGGGCCTTTTCGTTACAAATTGGAACGTGCTATCTCATAG CTCCGGTCGTCCACGTGCTCCTCAACGTGACAAATGGACGTATACTGACTCTCCTGGGAGGAATTCTCCTTGCCTTAGTTTATGTTCTTCAAGGAGGTATTCGATTAACATCTACATGGCAACTCTTTGGGCTGTTAATTTCATCCG GAATCGGACTTGGGTTGATCAACATGACCACAGTGGTGCCTTTAAAGGATTATTTCGGCAAAGAAGATTATCTCATGGCGTATTTGATGAGCACATTTTCTAACAATGTCGGTGTTGCATTACTTCCTTTACTATTGGAACACTTGATATCTATATTTGGCTATCAGATTGGGAAGTTCGCATATGGTTTTGTTACATCTGGTGCTATAATTATATCTCTGATTATACCCAGTCCTAAGCCCGCCACATTGAACGATGAATTTTCAGATACAGAAGTTAAGCCCGAAGAAAAGGAAACGTTGCCATTAATCGACGAAGATTCACAACTTCAATCGAGTTGTGACGATACGAACAAGTTTCTGGAATACGCACAACTAGTATATGAACTCTTTAAATGTCATCCGGATTTCTTCTTCTTACTTTTAACAGCTGTCTTTAACGACGTTCAGTACACAACTTGGTCGATGTTTCTAGTTCCGTATGGAGAGTTCTTTCAGTTACCCTCAGAAACAGCCGTTTTGTTATCTACTTTTGGAGGGGTGTCTGGAATTTTTGGAAGGGCTTTTGCAGTCTGTCTGATATATTTTGAGATTCATAATGTCATCATATTATTCGGTTTGCCATCTTTCCTTGTTACGATCGCTTACTTAATCAGTCTATTTTTCGGAGACTTCGTTAGTTTGGCGTTAGTTTCTTGCTTGAGTGGCTTCGGTATTAGTATGCATCTTGGCTTGTCTTACAGCATGCCACCTTTAACCGTATGCGAACATCACATGAATACTGCTGTTGTACTGACGTTTATGGCGGGCGGGATATTTTATCAGCTGGGTGCAGTCATTGCAG GTACCATAGCGGAAGTCACTGGATCACTCCGATATACTTTTGCGTGGTTGGCTGGATGGGGACTTTTAGAAATCATTATTGTTGTCATTTGGTCATGTTTATCATTTTCGAAATCAGTTTGTAACTACCACATTAAAGGTAAAAAATAA